The genomic DNA CCGCGTCCGACTTGGGCCGGCCGGCGGTGGTGACGCCGGTGTCCTCGTGCCAGTGCCGGGTCTCCTGGGTGATGGTCCCTCCCGCGGCCAGGACGGCGGCCTGGCGACGGATCTCGTAACGGCACGCCGCCTCGACGCTGCGCAGGCTGTTGACGTTCTTGGTTTCGGTGCGGGTGCCGAACGGTACGGCGAGCTGGGCGGCGCTGCGCCGATCGGCGGCGGGGCCCGACGTCGCGGCGCGCGGCCGCAGCGACAGGTTGACGTCGCAGCGCATGGAGCCCTGCTCCATCCGCGCGTCGGACACCTTGAGCGCGCGCATCAACTCGCGGAGCGCGCCGACGTAGGCCCGGGCCACGTCCGGAGCGCGCTCGCCCGCGCCGACCAGCGGCTTGGTGACGATCTCGATGAGCGGGATCCCCGCCCGGTTGTAGTCGATCAGTGACGAGTCGGCGCCACTGATGCGACTGATGCGGCCGCCGCTGGCAACGTGGGTCAGCTTGCCGGCGTCCTCCTCCATGTGGGCGCGCTCGATCTCCACCCGGTAGACGAACGGATCGCTCTCGGTGGAGCCGTCCGGGCCGACGGAGCCCGGCACCTCGACGTCCAGGTGGCCGCCGTAGGCGATCGGCTCGTCGTACTGGCTGGTCTGGAAGTTCTTCGTCATGTCTGGATAGAAGTAGTTCTTCCGCGCGAAGCGGCACCACTGCGCGATCTCGCAGTTCAGCGCGAGGCCGATCCGGATGGCCGACTCGACCGCGGCGCCGTTGACGACCGGCAAGGCCCCGGGCAGCCCGAGGCAGACCGGGCAGGTCTGGGTGTTGGGGTCGGCGCCGAAGTCGGTCGGGCAGGCGCAGAACATCTTGGTGCGTGTCGAGAGTTCGACGTGCACCTCCAGGCCCAGCACGGGGTCGTACGCCGCAAGCGCCTCGTCGTACATCGCGAGGAGCTTGTTGTCGATGGGTGTGCTCACAGGAACCCCTTCCTCTGCAGGGCAACGCGGATCTGCGCCTCGACGTCCTGAAAACTGGGCGTCTCCCGGAGGGCAGCGAGATCGACCGTCGCCCCCAGCGGTTCGTAGATGACACCCAACGGGTTCGCGGACCGACGCCGACGACGACCAGATGGCGCACCTCGAACGATGGTTGCCAGCTCGGCCTTCGGATCCGGAATCGTATGCACGCGCCTTGGCGGCTGAGAGATGGTCACGCTCCCCGGACTCAGCCCCAACACCGCCTCCACGGCGGCGGTATCCGCCAACATCCAGGCTTCCGTTTCTCGCACGGGGATGGCGCCTACGACAGCCATGCCCGGAGTCGGCCCGGCCACACCCACGGCGATCGAGTCCACGATGGTCCGGCGCGGACGGTCGGGATCACCGGCTCCGTCAGCGTGCACGAACAGGACGTCTGCAAAAACCTCACCGCGGGCGAACCTCTGGATCACACTCGCTGGCTGGTTGCCCAGTCGCCCCGTCCGATCCAGGTAGACCGGGATCACCGCACCAACGTCGATCGCCTCTTCGACACCTTGGAGCAGCAATTCCTCGACGGTTCGCCGCAGCACCTCAGCGAGAAACCGCGCGTCTGTCGGTCCTTCACAGGCCAGTGCGAGCGCGACATATCTCACGGCGCCTGCTCCAGGAGCGCCGCCGCTTCGTATCGGTGGATCTCCTGCGGTGCAGTGATCTCATGGAGGTCGAGACCCCTGGTGGCTTCCGCGTCCCGGGAGACCTTGCGGACCCGGGTGACGCGACTGCGGACCCGACCCGACGGGCTCGGCTCGATCCGCGTCGACGAGTCCATGACCGCGATCTGACTATCGTCCAGCGCGGATAGCACGACCGGTGAATGACTGTTGACGATGACCTGGGTCAGGCCTTCGGCGTCATCGAGATCGGCGGATCCAGGGTCGATCGTCAGGTCGCGCAGATAGCGGATCAGTGTCCGCAGCCGGAGCGGGTGGACGCCGTTCTCAGGCTCCTCAAAGCAAACGAGTCCGTGGTATTTCGGGTCGTAGAGGGCAGCGAGAAGGGCGAGTATTCGCAACGTCCCGTCGCTCGCGACCGTAGCGAGATACCGTCCGTCATCTACGCCGTGGACGACGATCTCCCACCGTCGCGTCTGCTCGTTTTCCCGGACCTCGATGCCCCGAACGCTGTCGATGAGTGACGCCAGGTCCGTCGAGATGTCGGCCAGTCGCCCCTTGGGTTGCTCAGGTGTAGTGGTCTCAGCCTGGATGCGGTGGAGCACACGGGCGAGGTTGGAACCGCTCGGCGTCAACCGCTCCTCGTCGTACTTCTCCCCCGGCAGCCGCAGCGCGATCGGGTCCAGCTGAAGGAAGCGCCAGTTGACGATCTCCTCACGGAGGGCGTAGAGGTGCCGAAAGTCGGCGGAATTCATGGAGGACAACACCGTGGCCTCGGCGGCCTCCGCGGGCCTCGCCCGGCCCTGGACGCCGTCCTGTCGCGTCTGGAACGCCCTCCCGCGACCCTCACCGACCGTCTCCAGGAAGGCTTGCCGGCGCCGCCCGTCTTTGATGAACGTCTCGATGAACTCCGCGCTCGGCTTCGTCGAGTCACGCCAGCGATCATGGGACCTCCGGAGGGGCACCACCTCCTCGTGTGTCACGAACAGGCGCACATTGCCCTCGTCATCCGCCCGCTTCTCGACCGTGAGCTCATACCGCAAACGCGTCTGTGTCAGCTCCACCTCGGTTCCCCAAGGATCACGGACGCGTGGCGCGAGCAGCACCTCGACGGCCATCGAGATGACATCGACCGAGGTCCCGTCGCCACGGCGTCGGAACAGGTCGCCGACATCCCCCCGGGCCTGTTGCACTGCCGTGGTCAGGCTCGACTGCGTCGCCCGCTGGAGGAATTGCAGCGCGTCGAAGAAGTTGGACTTCCCGCTGGCGTTCGGGCCGATCACCGCGAGAAAAGGCGGCATGTCGAGTTCGAAGGCGTCGAATGTCTTGAAGCCCGAGATCTCGATTCGGGTGAGCACCTAGTTCCCCCGTTCAACCGTGATGACAGGCGCCGCCGCGGCGTCGATCGCCGGGATGCGGTCGAGCAGCGGGCCGCCCCAGGCGGCGACCAGCTCGCGTTCCACTGCGGCGGCCACCGCATAGAGCCGGTCGTCGGCCATGGCCGGGGCGAGCACCTGCAGGCCGACGGGCATCGCGTCCTCGTCGGCGAGCCCGATCGGCACGGAGATGCCGGGCAGCCCGGCGAGATTGGACGGGATCGTGGCGACGTCGCCGAGGTACATGGCGAGCGGATCGTCGGTCTTGGCGCCCCGCTCCCACGCCGTGGTGGGGGTGGTGGGGCTGATCAACACGTCCACGCGCTCGAAGGCGGCGGCGAAGTCCTGCGCGATGAGGGTGCGGACCTTCTGGGCCTGCCCGTAGTAGGCGTCGTAGTAGCCGCTGGACAGGGCGTAGGTGCCGAGGATGACGCGGCGCTTGACCTCCTCGCCGAACCCGCGCCCGCGGGAGGCCGCCGTCACCTGTTCCGCGCTCGGGGCGGCGACGCCGTCCGGACCGACCTGTACGCCGTAGCGCATGGCGTCGTACCGGGCCAGGTTGCTACTCGCCTCGCTGGGCATGATCAGGTAATAGGCGCCCAGGGCGTAGTCCAGGTGCGGGCAGTCGACCTCGACCACGTCCGCGCCGAGCCCGGTCAGCAGCGCCACCGCCTCCTCGAAGCGCGCGCGCACTCCGGGCTGGTAGCCCTCGCCGCCCAGCTGGCGGATCACCCCGATGCGCAGACCGGACACGTCCGCGCCGCGGGCGGCCGCCACCACCGGCGGGACGGGGGCGTCGATGCTCGTCGAGTCCCTCGGGTCGTGCCCCGCGAGCACCTCGTGCAGCAGCGCCGTGTCGAGCACCGTCCGTCCGCAGGGGCCGATCTGGTCCAGCGAACTGGCCAGCGCGATCACGCCGTACCGGGAGACGCCGCCGTATGTGGGCTTCGCCCCGACGGTGCCGGTGAACGCGGCCGGCTGGCGGATCGAGCCGCCGGTGTCGGAGCCGACGGCGACGGGCGCGGCGAAGGCCGCCAGCGCCGCCGCGCTCCCACCCCCCGAGCCGCCGGGCACCCGGGCCAGGTCCCACGGGTTGGCGGTGGGCCCGTAGCCGGAGTGCTCGGTCGAGGACCCCATCGCGAACTCGTCCATGTTCGTCTTGCCGAGGATCGGCATGCGGGCGGCGCGCAGTCGGCTGACCACGGTCGCGTCGTACGGCGGCAGCCAGCCCTCCAGGATCCGCGATCCCGCCGTCGTCGGTTGGCCTTTGGTGCACGCGACGTCCTTGACCGCGACGGGAACCCCCGCCAGGGTCGCCAGCGGCTCGCCGGCCGCCCGCGCCGCGTCCGCCTGTGCCGCCGCGGCCAGCGCCTCGTCAACGTTGCGGTGCAGGTAGGCATGGACGGCGTCGTCCACCTCGGCCATCCGGTCGAGGTGGGCCCGGGTCACCTCCACCGATGTCACCTCGCCGGACACGAGCAGGTCGGCGAGCTGGGCAGCGGTCAGCCGGGTCAGTTCGGGGCTGGTCACGGGGGGCTTCACTCCTCGGTCAGGATGCGCGGCACCGCGAATCGGCCCTCATCGGCCTCGGGCGCGGCGGCCAGGGCCTCGTCCTGGGTGAGCCCCGGGGCCGGGACGTCCGCGCGGTAGACATCCGTCAGGGGCAGCGGGTGGGACATGCCGGGGACGTCGACGTCGGCGAGCTCGCCGACCTTGGCGAAGGCCTCGAGGATCACCGCCAGCTCGCCGGCCATCGCGTCCAACTCGGGCTCCGACAGATCGATCCGGGCCAGCATCGCCAGGTGCGCGACCTGTTCGCGGGAGATCGTGGACATGGCCGCCAGTCTAGGAGACACCCGGGATGCCCCCGGCGCAGCCGCCGAGCACCCGGCCCGGCGGCCGAGCACCCGGCCCAGCCCCCGGTTACCCGGCGCGAACCGCCCCCTCGGCGATGACCAGGTCCTGCCAGGCCATGCCGACCGTCTTGACCACGTTCGGTCGGTCCGTGGCGCGGGCCACCCGCCCCCGCACGAGGTCGCGCAGGGAGCGAAGATCCGACGCCTCCAGAGCGCCGTGGTCGATCGCCATGATCACGTCGCCGGCCTCGCGCAGCGCCGTTGCGACGTCCTCGACGATCACCAGGGACCGGCCGAGCAGGGCCTCGTCGAGCTCGCGCCGGTCCGGCTCGTGGGAGCCGATCGCGACGACGCAGGCCCCGTCGGCGACCCAGTCCCCGTCGATGACGGGCGTCGCGGAGGAGGTGGCGCAGACGACGAGGCCCGCCCGGCGTACGGCGGCCTCGGTCGCCCCCCGATCCGTGGCGACGTCGCAGGCCAACCCCAGCCCGGCGACCTGCCGCGCGCAGGCGTGGGCGGCGTCCCGGTTCCGGCCGACCACGGTGACGTGCTCGATCGAGCGGATCTCCGCCATCGCCTCCGCGTGCCCGACGGCCTGCGGGCCGGACCCGACGAGCACGAGCTCGGTCACCCGTTCCGGGGCGAGGACGTCCGCTGCCAGGGCGGACGTGGCGGGCGTGCGCAGCGCCGTGAGGGCGGTGCCGTCGAGCAGCACCGACGGC from Austwickia sp. includes the following:
- a CDS encoding ornithine cyclodeaminase family protein, with amino-acid sequence MPSAPRWLDAEEVRRRVSPDQARRLLRAALESGLDPAADPPRSTPAAGRGQLLIMPSATADSVGVKVLSVAPANPGRGLPRIQAWYVFMDAETLTPSVLLDGTALTALRTPATSALAADVLAPERVTELVLVGSGPQAVGHAEAMAEIRSIEHVTVVGRNRDAAHACARQVAGLGLACDVATDRGATEAAVRRAGLVVCATSSATPVIDGDWVADGACVVAIGSHEPDRRELDEALLGRSLVIVEDVATALREAGDVIMAIDHGALEASDLRSLRDLVRGRVARATDRPNVVKTVGMAWQDLVIAEGAVRAG
- a CDS encoding DUF4276 family protein, which produces MRYVALALACEGPTDARFLAEVLRRTVEELLLQGVEEAIDVGAVIPVYLDRTGRLGNQPASVIQRFARGEVFADVLFVHADGAGDPDRPRRTIVDSIAVGVAGPTPGMAVVGAIPVRETEAWMLADTAAVEAVLGLSPGSVTISQPPRRVHTIPDPKAELATIVRGAPSGRRRRRSANPLGVIYEPLGATVDLAALRETPSFQDVEAQIRVALQRKGFL
- the gatB gene encoding Asp-tRNA(Asn)/Glu-tRNA(Gln) amidotransferase subunit GatB, with protein sequence MYDEALAAYDPVLGLEVHVELSTRTKMFCACPTDFGADPNTQTCPVCLGLPGALPVVNGAAVESAIRIGLALNCEIAQWCRFARKNYFYPDMTKNFQTSQYDEPIAYGGHLDVEVPGSVGPDGSTESDPFVYRVEIERAHMEEDAGKLTHVASGGRISRISGADSSLIDYNRAGIPLIEIVTKPLVGAGERAPDVARAYVGALRELMRALKVSDARMEQGSMRCDVNLSLRPRAATSGPAADRRSAAQLAVPFGTRTETKNVNSLRSVEAACRYEIRRQAAVLAAGGTITQETRHWHEDTGVTTAGRPKSDADDYRYFPEPDLVPIAPSRERVEELRATLPEPPDQRVRRLQAAWGFTDLEMRDVLGSAAVDLIDATVAAGASPAAAKKWWVGEIARRANADSVELEEMPITPAQVGELDALLSSGRLNDTMAKQVLEGVLAGEGTPTQVADARGLQLVSDSGALQAAVDAVIARNPDVAEKIRGGKVQAAGALIGQVMKEMKGQADAAKVRALLMESLGVAGG
- a CDS encoding AAA family ATPase → MLTRIEISGFKTFDAFELDMPPFLAVIGPNASGKSNFFDALQFLQRATQSSLTTAVQQARGDVGDLFRRRGDGTSVDVISMAVEVLLAPRVRDPWGTEVELTQTRLRYELTVEKRADDEGNVRLFVTHEEVVPLRRSHDRWRDSTKPSAEFIETFIKDGRRRQAFLETVGEGRGRAFQTRQDGVQGRARPAEAAEATVLSSMNSADFRHLYALREEIVNWRFLQLDPIALRLPGEKYDEERLTPSGSNLARVLHRIQAETTTPEQPKGRLADISTDLASLIDSVRGIEVRENEQTRRWEIVVHGVDDGRYLATVASDGTLRILALLAALYDPKYHGLVCFEEPENGVHPLRLRTLIRYLRDLTIDPGSADLDDAEGLTQVIVNSHSPVVLSALDDSQIAVMDSSTRIEPSPSGRVRSRVTRVRKVSRDAEATRGLDLHEITAPQEIHRYEAAALLEQAP
- the gatC gene encoding Asp-tRNA(Asn)/Glu-tRNA(Gln) amidotransferase subunit GatC; protein product: MSTISREQVAHLAMLARIDLSEPELDAMAGELAVILEAFAKVGELADVDVPGMSHPLPLTDVYRADVPAPGLTQDEALAAAPEADEGRFAVPRILTEE
- the gatA gene encoding Asp-tRNA(Asn)/Glu-tRNA(Gln) amidotransferase subunit GatA, with the protein product MTSPELTRLTAAQLADLLVSGEVTSVEVTRAHLDRMAEVDDAVHAYLHRNVDEALAAAAQADAARAAGEPLATLAGVPVAVKDVACTKGQPTTAGSRILEGWLPPYDATVVSRLRAARMPILGKTNMDEFAMGSSTEHSGYGPTANPWDLARVPGGSGGGSAAALAAFAAPVAVGSDTGGSIRQPAAFTGTVGAKPTYGGVSRYGVIALASSLDQIGPCGRTVLDTALLHEVLAGHDPRDSTSIDAPVPPVVAAARGADVSGLRIGVIRQLGGEGYQPGVRARFEEAVALLTGLGADVVEVDCPHLDYALGAYYLIMPSEASSNLARYDAMRYGVQVGPDGVAAPSAEQVTAASRGRGFGEEVKRRVILGTYALSSGYYDAYYGQAQKVRTLIAQDFAAAFERVDVLISPTTPTTAWERGAKTDDPLAMYLGDVATIPSNLAGLPGISVPIGLADEDAMPVGLQVLAPAMADDRLYAVAAAVERELVAAWGGPLLDRIPAIDAAAAPVITVERGN